In the genome of Leptolyngbya subtilissima AS-A7, one region contains:
- a CDS encoding ribonuclease R family protein — MELSIAALLASFAKDKTHTLKGLEKKLHCNDDTSQRDLQIAVDALERIGVLVKERGKYRRELGENVIEGKLRCSSKGFCFAIQDEEGADDIYVRESQLNTAWNGDRVLVKVTKEGSRRRSPEGEVQLILERANASVLARVKQEANDYRAVPLDDRLLFELALVANGGDLADAVDQLAHVEIVRYPLGQHPPQGRVAQILGSDAEAAADIDIVYCKHDLPRKFSDAVLTAAQALPTRVLKADIKDRIDLRDALTVAIDGPNAQVIDDALSLERTAAGQWRLGIHIADISHYVPAHSAIDQEACKRGTSVYLGDEVIPMLPPPLSGPLGSLLAGKDRLAISVLVTLDDTGAVKEYEVQPTVVAVDHQISYQEAQGILERDNSDVLESLGIKPKALKALEPVYDLMDNLLYLSQAIKRQRLHRGSFELNLPEYDFPADAGEPLAHYRSPKFQYDDEGLLGVMVTATSLPSRQIVTECMLLGNQLIAQQLKALGVPAIYRLHRAPDASDVQELVKLAENMEIQLTLNDEATPQPKDYQRFVEQFAASGAEKILTYLLLETIQPAFYSTHADLHFGLALTEGYTHFTSPSRRYADLLIHRILHAVFESGRDRRSTRSKDPANLRHSSCHGQVNWNVLPPEIQHELEDDLPRIAIHLTERERLAQEAESDLEGLKKAEFMRSHTGEVFHGLITGVQSYGFFVEIEELLVEGLVHVSSLKDDWYEYRARQQKLVGRKNRQQYRLGDKVDVQVKSVDYYRQQIDLVAVGGGSQAPEDEDNNYSEDDNGELIEEREEGRDDGRDGGQDESE; from the coding sequence ATGGAACTCTCGATCGCGGCCTTACTGGCAAGCTTTGCCAAAGATAAAACCCACACCCTCAAGGGTCTAGAGAAAAAGCTGCACTGCAACGACGATACTAGCCAGCGCGACCTGCAGATTGCCGTTGACGCTCTAGAGCGGATTGGGGTGCTAGTCAAAGAGCGGGGCAAGTATCGCCGCGAGCTGGGGGAGAATGTGATTGAGGGCAAGCTGCGCTGCTCAAGCAAGGGCTTTTGTTTTGCCATTCAGGACGAAGAGGGCGCCGACGATATCTACGTGCGTGAGAGCCAGCTGAATACGGCCTGGAACGGCGATCGCGTGCTGGTCAAAGTCACTAAAGAGGGCAGCCGTCGCCGCAGCCCCGAAGGCGAAGTGCAGCTCATTCTAGAGCGGGCCAATGCCTCAGTGCTGGCCCGCGTCAAGCAAGAGGCCAACGACTACCGCGCCGTACCCCTCGACGATCGCCTGCTGTTTGAGCTTGCCCTGGTAGCCAACGGTGGCGACTTAGCTGATGCCGTCGACCAGCTGGCCCATGTCGAAATCGTGCGCTATCCCCTGGGGCAACACCCGCCCCAGGGCCGGGTAGCCCAAATTCTCGGCAGCGACGCCGAGGCCGCCGCCGACATCGACATCGTCTACTGCAAGCACGACCTGCCCCGCAAGTTTTCTGACGCGGTGCTCACTGCCGCTCAGGCTCTGCCTACCCGCGTGCTTAAAGCCGACATCAAAGACCGCATTGACCTGCGCGATGCCCTCACCGTAGCCATTGATGGCCCCAACGCCCAGGTAATCGACGACGCCCTCAGCCTGGAGCGTACCGCCGCTGGTCAGTGGCGACTGGGCATTCACATTGCCGATATTTCCCACTACGTCCCGGCTCATTCTGCCATTGACCAGGAGGCCTGCAAGCGCGGCACCTCGGTCTATCTAGGCGATGAGGTCATTCCCATGCTGCCGCCGCCCCTGTCGGGTCCGCTGGGGTCGCTGCTGGCGGGCAAAGACCGGCTGGCGATTTCGGTGCTGGTCACCCTCGACGACACGGGTGCCGTGAAGGAGTACGAGGTGCAGCCCACGGTGGTGGCCGTAGACCACCAAATTTCCTACCAGGAAGCCCAGGGGATATTGGAGCGCGATAACTCCGATGTCCTCGAGAGTTTAGGCATCAAGCCAAAGGCCCTCAAGGCCCTAGAGCCGGTCTACGACCTGATGGATAACCTGCTCTACCTGAGCCAGGCGATCAAGCGGCAGCGCCTTCACCGTGGTTCCTTTGAGTTAAATTTGCCCGAGTACGACTTTCCTGCTGATGCGGGCGAACCCCTGGCCCACTACCGATCGCCCAAGTTTCAGTATGACGATGAAGGACTGCTGGGGGTGATGGTGACGGCCACTAGCCTGCCCTCTCGGCAGATTGTGACGGAGTGCATGCTGCTGGGCAATCAGCTAATTGCCCAGCAGCTCAAGGCTCTGGGGGTGCCCGCTATCTACCGGCTGCACCGTGCTCCCGATGCCAGTGACGTTCAAGAGCTGGTGAAACTGGCTGAGAACATGGAGATCCAGCTCACTCTCAATGATGAGGCTACTCCCCAGCCAAAAGACTACCAGCGGTTTGTGGAGCAGTTTGCCGCCTCAGGGGCCGAGAAAATTCTCACCTACCTACTGCTGGAGACCATTCAGCCCGCTTTCTACAGCACCCACGCCGACCTGCACTTTGGGCTGGCTCTTACCGAGGGCTATACCCACTTCACCTCGCCCTCCCGCCGCTACGCGGATCTGCTGATCCACCGCATTCTCCATGCGGTGTTTGAGTCGGGCCGCGATCGCCGCTCCACCCGCTCCAAAGACCCAGCCAACCTACGCCACAGCTCCTGCCACGGTCAAGTCAACTGGAATGTGCTGCCTCCCGAGATTCAGCACGAGCTAGAGGACGATCTGCCCCGCATCGCCATTCACTTGACCGAGCGCGAGCGCTTGGCCCAGGAGGCTGAATCAGACCTAGAAGGGCTGAAGAAAGCAGAGTTTATGCGATCGCACACGGGTGAGGTCTTCCACGGCCTGATTACCGGGGTGCAGTCCTACGGCTTCTTCGTTGAAATCGAAGAATTGCTGGTAGAAGGGCTCGTCCACGTTAGCTCGCTCAAAGACGACTGGTACGAGTATCGTGCCCGCCAGCAAAAGCTCGTCGGCCGCAAAAACCGCCAGCAATACCGTCTCGGCGACAAAGTTGACGTGCAGGTCAAGAGCGTCGACTACTACCGTCAGCAGATCGACCTCGTCGCCGTCGGCGGCGGCAGCCAAGCTCCCGAAGACGAAGACAACAACTACAGCGAAGACGACAACGGCGAACTCATTGAGGAGCGCGAGGAAGGGCGCGACGATGGACGCGACGGTGGACAGGATGAGAGTGAGTAG
- the phoU gene encoding phosphate signaling complex protein PhoU, producing the protein MDTTQPVRGDFDRQLLRVQRDLLRMGALVENSCVLAREALCDRNLDSAQRLHRHDKQIDKFYRQIEMDCMHLFTLQAQPEAKDLRRIGAFMQLVRDLERIGDYAEDLGEVALKLFPYPVHPLMGRVQTMLDRCRSMVAMCLLALSDLDAKSGLEIKQKDDAIDADYEELYALLAHQTNLIGSVEPTVLLVLAIRYMERIADHATNIGKRVAYIVTGER; encoded by the coding sequence ATGGATACAACTCAACCCGTGCGTGGTGACTTTGATCGGCAGCTGCTGCGGGTGCAGCGCGACCTGCTACGCATGGGGGCGCTGGTTGAAAACTCCTGTGTACTGGCTCGGGAAGCCCTGTGCGATCGCAATCTCGATTCTGCCCAGCGGCTCCACCGTCACGATAAGCAGATCGACAAGTTCTACCGCCAAATCGAGATGGACTGCATGCACCTGTTTACGCTCCAGGCACAGCCAGAGGCCAAAGACCTACGGCGCATTGGGGCCTTTATGCAGCTAGTGCGCGACCTAGAACGCATCGGCGACTACGCCGAAGATCTGGGGGAAGTAGCGCTTAAACTCTTCCCTTACCCGGTACACCCTTTGATGGGGCGAGTGCAGACCATGCTCGATCGCTGCCGCTCAATGGTCGCGATGTGTCTGCTGGCCCTCTCTGACCTTGACGCGAAAAGCGGCCTAGAGATTAAGCAAAAAGACGACGCCATCGACGCTGACTATGAAGAGCTATACGCCCTGCTAGCCCACCAGACCAACCTGATCGGCTCGGTCGAGCCGACAGTACTGCTGGTGCTGGCCATTCGCTACATGGAGCGGATTGCCGACCATGCCACCAACATTGGCAAGCGGGTGGCCTACATTGTCACGGGCGAACGGTGA
- the psaM gene encoding photosystem I reaction center subunit XII, whose amino-acid sequence MPLSDTQVFIALAVALLPGILAVRLSTELYK is encoded by the coding sequence ATGCCTCTTTCAGATACCCAAGTCTTTATCGCCCTAGCCGTAGCTCTATTGCCTGGTATTTTGGCAGTTCGCCTATCCACTGAGCTATATAAATAG
- the pyk gene encoding pyruvate kinase, with the protein MPLRNSVRRTKIVATIGPATQNADVLRELIEAGATTLRLNFSHGSHDDHQRSIRLIRQISFELNQPVGILQDLQGPKIRLGKFEHGSIQLAKGDPFVLTSEIILGTQERACVTYDKLAQEVPAGSTILLDDGKVEMQVESVDLVAQELHCRVVVGGTLSNNKGVNFPGVYLSVKALTDKDREDLLFGLNQGVDWVALSFVRNPQDVLEIKEIIHAAGKNVPVIVKIEKHEAIEQMEAILSLSDGVMVARGDLGVELPAEEVPILQKRLIAMSNALGIPVITATQMLDSMVSNPRPTRAEVSDIANAILDGTDAVMLSNETAVGKFPVEAVATMAKVAVCTEQEGLSLSDRKDSSGARSIPNAISQAVGRIATQLNAAAIMTLTKSGATARNVSKYRPQTPILAVTPHVHVARQLQLVWGVRPLLVLDLPSSTQTFQAAMSVAQEKALLNDGDLVVLTAGTLQGISGSTDLIKVDVVTAVLGRGLGIGEASVSGRARVAHTSLEVNDFNDGEILVVPHTSADFVEAIRRAGGIVTEDDSPTSHAAVIGLRLGVPVIVGVKNATEIIRDGSILTLDTRRGLIYSGALGPVKNEPAMSF; encoded by the coding sequence ATGCCCCTGCGCAACTCTGTCCGCCGCACCAAAATTGTTGCCACCATCGGCCCTGCCACCCAAAATGCCGATGTGCTGCGGGAGCTGATTGAGGCTGGGGCCACCACCCTGCGGCTCAACTTCTCCCACGGCAGCCACGACGATCACCAGCGCAGCATTCGCCTGATTCGGCAGATCTCCTTCGAGCTCAACCAGCCGGTGGGCATTCTGCAAGACCTCCAAGGGCCAAAAATTCGCCTCGGCAAGTTTGAGCACGGCTCCATCCAGCTAGCTAAGGGCGACCCCTTCGTGCTCACCAGCGAGATTATTTTGGGCACCCAAGAGCGAGCCTGCGTCACCTACGACAAGCTCGCCCAAGAAGTGCCCGCTGGCTCCACGATTTTGCTCGACGACGGCAAAGTTGAAATGCAGGTGGAGTCGGTCGATCTGGTGGCCCAGGAGCTTCACTGCCGTGTGGTGGTAGGCGGCACCCTATCGAACAACAAGGGGGTTAACTTCCCTGGGGTGTACCTCTCGGTCAAGGCGCTCACCGACAAAGACCGCGAAGACCTGCTGTTTGGCCTCAACCAAGGGGTTGACTGGGTAGCTCTCAGTTTCGTGCGCAACCCCCAAGACGTGCTGGAAATCAAGGAGATTATCCACGCTGCTGGCAAGAATGTGCCGGTGATCGTCAAGATTGAAAAGCACGAGGCCATCGAGCAGATGGAGGCCATTCTCTCCCTCTCAGACGGGGTAATGGTGGCCCGGGGCGATTTGGGGGTGGAGCTACCCGCCGAGGAGGTGCCAATTCTGCAAAAGCGGCTGATCGCTATGTCCAACGCCCTGGGCATTCCGGTGATTACCGCCACCCAAATGCTCGACAGCATGGTGTCGAACCCCCGCCCCACCCGGGCCGAGGTGTCTGACATTGCCAACGCCATTCTCGACGGCACCGATGCGGTCATGCTCTCTAACGAAACCGCCGTGGGCAAGTTTCCGGTGGAGGCGGTGGCGACGATGGCAAAGGTGGCCGTGTGTACCGAGCAGGAGGGGCTTTCCCTGAGCGATCGCAAGGACAGTAGCGGGGCCCGCTCGATTCCCAACGCCATCAGCCAGGCAGTAGGCCGCATTGCGACGCAGCTCAACGCGGCGGCGATTATGACCCTGACCAAATCGGGGGCCACCGCCCGCAACGTGTCGAAATACCGTCCCCAGACGCCAATTCTGGCGGTGACGCCCCATGTTCATGTGGCGCGGCAGCTTCAACTGGTGTGGGGGGTGCGGCCGCTGCTGGTGCTGGATTTGCCCTCTAGCACCCAAACCTTTCAGGCAGCCATGAGCGTTGCCCAGGAAAAGGCCCTGCTCAACGACGGCGATCTGGTGGTGCTAACGGCGGGGACGCTGCAAGGGATCTCAGGTTCTACCGATTTGATCAAGGTAGACGTGGTGACAGCGGTGCTAGGGCGAGGTTTGGGCATTGGCGAAGCCTCGGTAAGCGGCCGAGCCCGAGTCGCCCACACCAGCCTGGAGGTCAACGACTTTAACGACGGCGAAATTTTGGTGGTGCCCCACACCAGCGCCGACTTTGTCGAAGCTATTCGTCGGGCGGGCGGCATTGTCACAGAAGATGACAGCCCCACCAGTCACGCAGCGGTAATTGGTCTGCGGCTGGGGGTGCCAGTGATTGTGGGGGTTAAAAACGCCACCGAGATCATCCGCGACGGCAGCATTCTTACCCTCGATACCCGGCGGGGGCTGATCTACTCTGGGGCCTTGGGGCCAGTTAAGAATGAGCCCGCCATGAGCTTTTAG
- the crtR gene encoding beta-carotene hydroxylase: protein MSVAAEALTVRKTVPPELLKTEGGLSLNSLMFIASVGLISLSTVGYFCWHWINWCVFLMNVLSLHLAGTVIHDASHNSAHRNRVVNALLGHGSALILGFSFPVFTRVHLQHHAHVNDPENDPDHFVSTGGPLWLIAARFFYHEIYFFKRRLWRNWELLEWFLGRFAVGLLVFIACRFDFVGYLFNYWFSPALVVGIALGLFFDYLPHRPFEDRDRWKNARVYPSPILNLLIMGQNYHLVHHLWPSVPWYKYKPTYEVMQPLLDEKGSPQSLGLLKMKDFFGFLYDLFLGIRLKRH from the coding sequence ATGTCGGTGGCAGCTGAAGCCCTGACGGTTCGAAAGACGGTTCCCCCTGAGTTACTCAAAACCGAAGGCGGATTGAGCCTCAACTCTCTCATGTTTATAGCTTCCGTCGGGCTAATTAGTCTGTCTACGGTGGGCTATTTTTGCTGGCATTGGATCAACTGGTGTGTGTTTTTAATGAACGTTCTGTCCCTACACCTGGCGGGGACAGTTATTCATGATGCTAGCCACAACTCGGCTCACCGCAACCGCGTGGTGAATGCCCTACTGGGCCACGGTAGCGCCTTGATCCTAGGGTTCTCGTTTCCGGTGTTTACGCGGGTGCATCTGCAGCACCATGCCCACGTTAACGATCCTGAGAACGACCCCGATCATTTTGTCTCGACGGGTGGGCCGCTGTGGCTAATTGCGGCGCGCTTTTTCTACCACGAGATTTACTTTTTTAAGCGCCGCCTTTGGCGCAACTGGGAGCTGCTGGAGTGGTTTTTAGGTCGCTTTGCGGTGGGGCTGCTGGTGTTCATCGCCTGTCGGTTCGACTTTGTGGGCTACCTCTTTAACTACTGGTTCTCGCCTGCCCTAGTGGTGGGCATTGCCCTAGGCCTGTTCTTTGATTATTTGCCCCACCGACCGTTTGAAGATCGCGATCGCTGGAAGAATGCCCGGGTCTACCCCAGCCCGATTCTCAATCTGCTGATCATGGGTCAGAACTATCACCTGGTACACCACCTGTGGCCCTCAGTGCCCTGGTATAAGTACAAACCCACCTACGAGGTAATGCAGCCCCTGCTGGATGAAAAAGGGTCGCCCCAATCCCTTGGGCTGCTGAAAATGAAAGACTTCTTTGGCTTTCTATACGACCTATTTCTAGGCATTCGGCTAAAGCGACATTAG
- the aroH gene encoding chorismate mutase, which translates to MDWRVWAIRGAVTVPENTEGAIREAVTELMDALEESNHLDPACIISATFSVTRDLDAVFPAAIARQRPQWDNVALLDVQHMHVEGSLPCCIRILMHVQLPAPHGKIQHVYLRGARDLRPDLVVTG; encoded by the coding sequence GTGGACTGGCGAGTGTGGGCAATTCGGGGAGCGGTAACGGTACCAGAAAATACCGAGGGGGCCATTCGGGAGGCTGTCACAGAGCTGATGGATGCCCTCGAAGAGAGCAACCACCTCGACCCGGCCTGCATTATTAGCGCCACCTTCTCCGTCACCCGCGACTTGGATGCGGTGTTTCCGGCGGCGATCGCCCGCCAGCGACCTCAATGGGACAACGTTGCTCTCCTCGACGTGCAGCACATGCATGTCGAGGGCAGCCTACCCTGCTGCATCCGCATTTTGATGCACGTGCAGCTCCCCGCCCCCCACGGCAAAATTCAGCACGTCTACCTGCGCGGCGCCCGCGACCTGCGCCCTGACTTGGTAGTTACGGGCTAG
- the sppA gene encoding signal peptide peptidase SppA, with translation MIWPFSRRSRKSIARIEVTGVIGAATRKRMLEALKEIEERRFPALLLRIDSPGGTVGDSQEIYTALKRLKDKLKIVASFGNISASGGVYIGMGANHIVANPGTITGSIGVILRGNNLERLLDKVGVSFKVIKSGPYKDILAFDRELTDPEKGILQELIDVSYSQFVKTVAEARHLSEETVRSFADGRIFTGEQALQLGVVDRLGSEEDARRWTAELAGLDPDKAECITFDEKKPLLRRLVPGNSNVAVSGLAYPGLAVPALNATLEWLEFERSTSGMPLWLYRP, from the coding sequence ATGATTTGGCCGTTTTCTCGCCGTTCTCGCAAGTCCATTGCCCGCATCGAAGTGACCGGCGTGATTGGGGCCGCCACCCGTAAGCGGATGCTAGAGGCCCTCAAAGAGATTGAGGAAAGGCGCTTCCCGGCTCTGCTGCTGCGCATCGACAGCCCTGGCGGCACCGTGGGCGACTCCCAAGAAATTTACACCGCCCTCAAACGGCTCAAAGACAAGCTCAAAATCGTAGCCAGCTTTGGCAATATCTCTGCCTCGGGTGGGGTCTACATCGGCATGGGAGCCAACCACATTGTGGCCAATCCCGGCACGATCACCGGCAGCATTGGCGTCATTTTGCGGGGCAATAACCTGGAGCGATTGCTCGACAAGGTGGGCGTGTCATTTAAGGTAATTAAGTCTGGCCCTTACAAAGACATTCTCGCCTTCGATCGCGAACTCACCGACCCCGAAAAGGGCATTCTGCAAGAGCTGATCGACGTCAGCTATAGCCAGTTTGTCAAAACCGTCGCCGAGGCCCGCCATCTAAGCGAAGAGACGGTGCGTAGCTTTGCCGACGGACGCATTTTTACCGGCGAGCAGGCCCTCCAGCTCGGTGTTGTAGACCGGCTCGGCAGTGAGGAAGATGCTCGTCGCTGGACCGCCGAACTGGCTGGCCTCGACCCTGACAAGGCCGAGTGCATCACCTTTGATGAGAAAAAGCCTCTTCTGCGAAGGCTGGTGCCCGGCAACAGCAATGTCGCTGTCTCTGGCCTGGCCTATCCTGGGCTGGCAGTACCGGCCCTCAATGCGACCCTAGAGTGGCTGGAGTTTGAACGCTCTACCAGCGGCATGCCCCTGTGGCTCTATCGTCCCTAA
- a CDS encoding DMT family transporter encodes MDSVSVPQSATRNPIVLIAPFFLWGTAMVAMKGAMPHTTPFFMAGIRLVPAGMLVLLVGLFLGRPQAISRQGWLWIALFALVDGALFQGFLAAGLQRTGAGLGSVMIDSQPLAVAVMARGLFGEYIGALGWIGLLWGIAGISLLGLPDEWIFSLFHGDTAWLTDGTALTTLSQGGEWLMLLAALSMATGTILIRYVCRHVDPVVATGWHMVLGGIPLFVLSSLGEVQPWQGLTGLDWGAIAYATIFGSALAYGIFFFLAAQGNLTSLSALTFLTPVFALLFGNLFLGETLSLLQWLGVSFTLVSIYLINQRDVLAQKLRQLTLAYETATSGESTPVEPD; translated from the coding sequence ATGGACTCAGTCTCCGTTCCCCAATCGGCCACTCGCAACCCCATTGTGCTGATTGCGCCCTTCTTTTTGTGGGGCACAGCTATGGTGGCGATGAAGGGAGCTATGCCTCACACCACACCGTTCTTTATGGCGGGTATACGGCTGGTGCCCGCTGGCATGCTCGTACTGTTGGTGGGGTTGTTTTTGGGCCGTCCCCAAGCCATTAGCCGCCAGGGCTGGCTTTGGATAGCGCTCTTTGCTTTGGTAGATGGTGCGCTGTTTCAAGGATTTTTGGCGGCGGGCCTACAGCGCACTGGGGCAGGCCTCGGCTCGGTGATGATTGACTCTCAACCCCTAGCGGTGGCGGTCATGGCGCGAGGCCTGTTTGGTGAGTACATTGGTGCCCTCGGCTGGATTGGCCTGTTGTGGGGCATTGCGGGTATCAGTCTGCTGGGCCTGCCCGACGAATGGATTTTTTCGCTCTTCCACGGCGACACTGCCTGGCTGACCGATGGCACGGCCCTCACCACCCTTTCGCAAGGAGGCGAATGGCTGATGCTGTTGGCTGCCCTGTCGATGGCCACCGGCACAATTCTGATTCGCTACGTTTGCCGCCATGTCGACCCTGTTGTGGCCACAGGCTGGCACATGGTGCTGGGGGGCATTCCTTTATTTGTGCTGTCATCCCTGGGAGAAGTGCAGCCTTGGCAGGGGTTAACGGGGTTGGATTGGGGGGCGATCGCCTATGCGACCATCTTTGGTAGTGCCTTGGCCTACGGCATTTTCTTCTTCTTAGCGGCTCAGGGTAACCTCACCAGTCTCAGCGCCCTAACCTTTTTGACCCCAGTATTTGCCCTGCTGTTTGGCAACCTGTTTTTGGGTGAAACCTTAAGTCTGTTGCAGTGGTTGGGAGTCAGCTTTACCCTGGTCAGCATTTACCTGATTAACCAGCGCGACGTCCTGGCTCAGAAACTGCGGCAGTTAACCTTGGCCTACGAGACGGCGACCTCGGGGGAGAGTACCCCGGTGGAGCCGGATTAG
- a CDS encoding HEAT repeat domain-containing protein: protein MIITGLSGLESAIAKAATDPEPTQTAASAPNPVLLQPGTESDDVMMLQRQMRLLGLYQGPMDGRYRGQTQEAIAAFQSKAGLPASGTLDQATWQRMSTPQLLTENTSPQPETPVLFPTTEVAAPSAATPAVAVAEASASGLATASAPAESPRSEPAAPAQTPADQDQGAEPSVVETAPPVETAESGRRWTWLVLGGLALAGCLGGWRFLGQGRSAKRSTANLERVPSAAPQAKSGAEPALTSDASTAPLGTVEHTEVLASPALGLATPPATATDLTLDATTRLTSGDIVDSLIHGLDNRDGAIRRHAIWELGQRGHSEAIQPLINSLLDADSQEKSLILAALAEISSRSLKPMHRALALGLQDPSPEVRKNAIRDLSRIYDTVVQLSHMLAHATQDPDAGVQETAQWALSQLNRIPAATYSAALPPETASLDSPYDSDGQRLTPEGHRLPPS, encoded by the coding sequence TTGATTATAACTGGCTTGTCGGGGTTAGAGTCTGCGATCGCCAAAGCCGCTACCGACCCAGAGCCCACCCAGACAGCGGCATCTGCTCCCAACCCCGTGCTGCTGCAGCCGGGGACCGAAAGCGACGATGTCATGATGCTCCAGCGGCAGATGCGGTTGCTAGGTCTCTACCAAGGGCCTATGGATGGCCGTTATAGGGGGCAAACTCAGGAGGCGATCGCAGCTTTTCAGTCAAAGGCTGGGCTACCCGCCAGTGGCACTCTTGATCAAGCCACTTGGCAGCGGATGAGCACGCCTCAACTGCTGACTGAGAATACATCCCCTCAACCAGAGACCCCAGTGCTGTTTCCGACAACTGAGGTAGCAGCGCCATCAGCAGCGACGCCTGCGGTGGCGGTGGCTGAGGCCTCCGCTTCAGGGCTGGCCACTGCTTCTGCACCGGCTGAGTCGCCTAGGTCTGAGCCCGCTGCACCAGCTCAGACCCCTGCGGATCAAGACCAGGGGGCTGAACCTTCGGTGGTTGAGACCGCCCCACCGGTTGAGACTGCTGAGTCGGGTCGCCGCTGGACGTGGCTAGTGCTGGGGGGGCTGGCGCTGGCCGGTTGTTTGGGGGGCTGGCGGTTCTTGGGGCAGGGGCGATCGGCAAAGCGTTCCACAGCTAACTTAGAGCGAGTACCCAGCGCAGCCCCACAGGCCAAGAGTGGTGCTGAACCTGCCCTTACCTCAGACGCTTCCACTGCTCCCCTGGGCACCGTGGAACATACAGAGGTGTTAGCCTCCCCGGCCCTCGGTCTGGCAACCCCACCTGCGACGGCCACTGACCTGACTCTAGATGCTACCACCCGTCTGACCTCGGGGGATATTGTGGATTCATTGATCCACGGGCTAGATAACCGCGATGGGGCGATACGTCGCCATGCCATTTGGGAGCTAGGTCAGCGTGGCCATTCTGAAGCTATTCAGCCTCTGATTAACAGCCTGCTCGATGCTGATTCCCAGGAGAAAAGCCTCATCCTCGCCGCCCTGGCTGAAATTAGTAGCCGTAGCCTAAAGCCCATGCATAGAGCTTTGGCTTTAGGCCTGCAAGACCCCAGCCCCGAGGTGCGCAAAAATGCCATTCGCGATCTGAGCCGGATTTACGACACGGTGGTGCAGCTCAGCCACATGTTGGCCCACGCGACCCAAGACCCCGATGCTGGCGTGCAGGAGACTGCACAGTGGGCGCTCAGTCAGCTCAACCGCATCCCCGCGGCGACCTATTCAGCGGCGCTGCCCCCTGAGACAGCCTCCTTGGACTCACCCTACGACAGCGATGGCCAAAGACTGACTCCAGAGGGCCATCGTCTTCCCCCCAGCTAA
- a CDS encoding glycosyltransferase family 4 protein produces MTLSLRLLFVSTPVGPLGSGLGGGVELTLLNLTQGMRDRGHHVTVLAPEGSSLGDVAIVTVPGQLQPTAHTQGRSAPVVLPADSALGAMWRYARQHQAEFDLIVNLAYDWLPFYLTEFFVTPVAHFVTMGSLSDAMDEAIYQVAQQFPRRLGAYTRTQAETFGVADAFELLSSAIDLELYEFCSSPGDALAWLGRISPEKGLEDALEAAEIAQAPLKILGKLEDTAYWQSLCDRFPRTADCYLGFLPTHELQQVLRQCRALVMTPRWVEAFGNVAIEALACGVPVIAYARGGPAEIVQPGKTGWLVPPDDVQGLVSAIAKIDQLDRYACRRQAETEYSLSALAVRFERWFESLIVNR; encoded by the coding sequence ATGACTCTTTCCCTTCGCCTGTTGTTTGTCTCAACTCCCGTAGGGCCGCTAGGGTCTGGTTTGGGGGGCGGGGTTGAGCTCACCCTGCTCAACTTGACCCAGGGCATGCGCGATCGCGGGCACCATGTCACTGTACTGGCCCCTGAGGGGTCGAGCCTCGGGGATGTTGCCATTGTGACGGTGCCGGGACAGTTGCAGCCCACAGCCCACACCCAGGGACGCAGCGCGCCAGTCGTGCTCCCCGCAGACAGTGCGCTAGGCGCGATGTGGCGCTACGCCCGTCAGCACCAGGCCGAGTTTGACCTGATCGTCAACCTGGCCTACGACTGGTTGCCTTTCTACCTAACAGAGTTTTTTGTTACTCCGGTAGCTCACTTTGTCACTATGGGCTCCCTCAGCGATGCGATGGATGAGGCCATCTACCAGGTGGCTCAGCAGTTTCCCCGGCGCTTGGGGGCCTACACGCGCACCCAGGCTGAAACGTTTGGGGTGGCCGATGCCTTTGAGCTGCTCAGCAGCGCCATTGATTTAGAGCTATACGAATTTTGCTCATCCCCTGGCGATGCTCTGGCCTGGCTGGGGCGCATTTCCCCTGAGAAAGGGCTAGAGGATGCTCTAGAGGCAGCCGAAATCGCCCAGGCTCCCCTAAAGATTTTGGGCAAGCTGGAGGACACTGCCTACTGGCAGAGCCTTTGCGATCGCTTTCCCCGAACGGCCGACTGCTACCTGGGGTTTTTGCCCACCCACGAACTACAGCAGGTGCTGCGCCAGTGTCGTGCCCTGGTGATGACCCCACGTTGGGTCGAAGCTTTTGGTAATGTGGCGATCGAGGCTCTGGCCTGTGGTGTGCCGGTGATTGCCTACGCCCGCGGTGGCCCGGCTGAAATTGTGCAGCCGGGCAAGACCGGCTGGCTAGTGCCGCCGGACGATGTGCAGGGGTTAGTGAGTGCGATCGCCAAAATCGATCAACTCGATCGCTACGCCTGCCGTCGCCAGGCCGAAACCGAGTATTCCCTCAGTGCTCTAGCCGTTCGCTTCGAGCGATGGTTCGAGAGCTTGATTGTGAACCGGTAG